From one Planococcus citri chromosome 3, ihPlaCitr1.1, whole genome shotgun sequence genomic stretch:
- the Sps1 gene encoding inactive selenide, water dikinase-like protein isoform X1, with the protein MAIEFRNHTPCCKRRKIFSLVFLFFDPFWRFTRNQHFDAESQPAIILFFSTWQTLLLSQFYCLVVRSHMMAEYTTVAQDTMNAVQLEIGNNQNELYFRKPFDPVAYELDSTFRLTKFADLKGRGCKVPQEVLSKLLLTLQQSEENGQQEEEHSNFMQLLPQPRLGIGMDSSVTPLRHNGLSLVQTTDCIYPIVDEPYMMGKIACSNVLSDLYALGVTDCDNMLMILGVSIKMTEKERDAVVPLIMKGFRDCAAEAGTFVTGGHTVVNPWCTLGGVATSICQINEYIECNNAVVGDVIVLTKPLGTQVAVNAHQWLEQPERWNRIKLIVSEDDVNKAYHRAMDSMARLNRIAARLMHKYNAHGATDVTGFGLLGHAQALAKNQKKEVSFVIHNLPIIAKMASVAKACGNMFQLLQGSSPETSGGLLICLPREQAAAYCKDIEKQEGYQAWIIGIVEKGNRTARIIDKPRVIEVPTKEKEGSLW; encoded by the exons ATGGCGATTGAATTCAGGAATCACACGCCATGTtgtaaacgaagaaaaatttttagtttggtgtttttgttttttgatccGTTTTGGCGTTTTACGAGAAATCAACACTTTGATGCGGAGAGTCAACCGGCGATTATTTT GTTTTTTTCCACCTGGCAAACGTTATTATTATCGCAATTTTATTGTTTGGTTGTGCGAAGTCATATGATGGCGGAATATACGACAGTTGCCCAAGATACCATGAACGCTGTACAGCTTGAAATAGGTAACAATCAAAATGAACTGTACTTTCGGAAGCCTTTCGATCCGGTGGCGTACGAGTTGGATTCTACGTTTCGTTTAACCAAGTTCGCCGACTTGAAAGGCCGCGGATGTAAAGTACCGCAAGAAGTATTATCAAAATTGCTGTTGACTCTGCAACAATCGGAGGAAAATGGTCAACAAGAAGAAGAGCATTCTAATTTCATGCAGCTGCTTCCGCAGCCTCGATTGG GGATCGGCATGGACTCTTCAGTTACACCGCTTCGTCACAATGGCTTATCCTTAGTACAAACCACAGACTGTATATACCCGATTGTGGACGAACCGTATATGATGG gaaaaatcgCTTGTTCGAATGTCTTGAGCGACTTGTATGCACTGGGCGTTACCGATTGTGATAATATGTTGATGATTCTCGGAGTTTCCatcaaaatgaccgaaaaagAACGCGACGCTGTCGTACCTCTCATCATGAAAGGATTCAGA gACTGCGCCGCTGAAGCCGGAACTTTTGTAACTGGTGGCCACACCGTAGTAAATCCATGGTGTACATTGGGAGGCGTCGCTACGAGCATTTGTCAAATAAACGAATACATAGA ATGTAATAACGCTGTCGTTGGCGACGTTATCGTATTAACCAAACCTTTGGGCACGCAAGTCGCTGTCAACGCACATCAGTGGTTAGAACAGCCTGAAAGGTGGAATCGCATCAAATTGATCGTTTCGGAAGATGACGTTAATAAAGCTTATCACAGAGCAATGGATTCGATGGCGCGTTTAAATCGAATCG CGGCAAGATTGATGCACAAATACAACGCTCACGGCGCGACAGATGTTACCGGTTTTGGGCTACTGGGTCACGCGCAAGCGTTGGCGAAAAACCAGAAAAAAGAAGTGTCGTTTGTGATTCACAACTTGCCTATCATTGCCAAAATGGCATCCGTGGCTAAAGCTTGCGGAAACATGTTCCAGTTATTACAAGGAAGCTCGCCCGAAACTTCAG GAGGATTGCTTATCTGCCTGCCACGAGAGCAAGCGGCAGCTTATTGTAAAGATATTGAGAAACAAGAAGGCTATCAAGCGTGGATTATTGGTATCGTGGAAAAAGGAAATAGAACCGCTAGAATTATAGATAAGCCCAGAGTAATCGAAGTACCAACTAAAGAAAAAGAAGGAAGTTTATGGTAA
- the Sps1 gene encoding inactive selenide, water dikinase-like protein isoform X2: protein MAIEFRNHTPCCKRRKIFSLVFLFFDPFWRFTRNQHFDAESQPAIIFHMMAEYTTVAQDTMNAVQLEIGNNQNELYFRKPFDPVAYELDSTFRLTKFADLKGRGCKVPQEVLSKLLLTLQQSEENGQQEEEHSNFMQLLPQPRLGIGMDSSVTPLRHNGLSLVQTTDCIYPIVDEPYMMGKIACSNVLSDLYALGVTDCDNMLMILGVSIKMTEKERDAVVPLIMKGFRDCAAEAGTFVTGGHTVVNPWCTLGGVATSICQINEYIECNNAVVGDVIVLTKPLGTQVAVNAHQWLEQPERWNRIKLIVSEDDVNKAYHRAMDSMARLNRIAARLMHKYNAHGATDVTGFGLLGHAQALAKNQKKEVSFVIHNLPIIAKMASVAKACGNMFQLLQGSSPETSGGLLICLPREQAAAYCKDIEKQEGYQAWIIGIVEKGNRTARIIDKPRVIEVPTKEKEGSLW, encoded by the exons ATGGCGATTGAATTCAGGAATCACACGCCATGTtgtaaacgaagaaaaatttttagtttggtgtttttgttttttgatccGTTTTGGCGTTTTACGAGAAATCAACACTTTGATGCGGAGAGTCAACCGGCGATTATTTT TCATATGATGGCGGAATATACGACAGTTGCCCAAGATACCATGAACGCTGTACAGCTTGAAATAGGTAACAATCAAAATGAACTGTACTTTCGGAAGCCTTTCGATCCGGTGGCGTACGAGTTGGATTCTACGTTTCGTTTAACCAAGTTCGCCGACTTGAAAGGCCGCGGATGTAAAGTACCGCAAGAAGTATTATCAAAATTGCTGTTGACTCTGCAACAATCGGAGGAAAATGGTCAACAAGAAGAAGAGCATTCTAATTTCATGCAGCTGCTTCCGCAGCCTCGATTGG GGATCGGCATGGACTCTTCAGTTACACCGCTTCGTCACAATGGCTTATCCTTAGTACAAACCACAGACTGTATATACCCGATTGTGGACGAACCGTATATGATGG gaaaaatcgCTTGTTCGAATGTCTTGAGCGACTTGTATGCACTGGGCGTTACCGATTGTGATAATATGTTGATGATTCTCGGAGTTTCCatcaaaatgaccgaaaaagAACGCGACGCTGTCGTACCTCTCATCATGAAAGGATTCAGA gACTGCGCCGCTGAAGCCGGAACTTTTGTAACTGGTGGCCACACCGTAGTAAATCCATGGTGTACATTGGGAGGCGTCGCTACGAGCATTTGTCAAATAAACGAATACATAGA ATGTAATAACGCTGTCGTTGGCGACGTTATCGTATTAACCAAACCTTTGGGCACGCAAGTCGCTGTCAACGCACATCAGTGGTTAGAACAGCCTGAAAGGTGGAATCGCATCAAATTGATCGTTTCGGAAGATGACGTTAATAAAGCTTATCACAGAGCAATGGATTCGATGGCGCGTTTAAATCGAATCG CGGCAAGATTGATGCACAAATACAACGCTCACGGCGCGACAGATGTTACCGGTTTTGGGCTACTGGGTCACGCGCAAGCGTTGGCGAAAAACCAGAAAAAAGAAGTGTCGTTTGTGATTCACAACTTGCCTATCATTGCCAAAATGGCATCCGTGGCTAAAGCTTGCGGAAACATGTTCCAGTTATTACAAGGAAGCTCGCCCGAAACTTCAG GAGGATTGCTTATCTGCCTGCCACGAGAGCAAGCGGCAGCTTATTGTAAAGATATTGAGAAACAAGAAGGCTATCAAGCGTGGATTATTGGTATCGTGGAAAAAGGAAATAGAACCGCTAGAATTATAGATAAGCCCAGAGTAATCGAAGTACCAACTAAAGAAAAAGAAGGAAGTTTATGGTAA